The genomic window ttatttatatatttacaaagtaTGTGAAGTTCTGGCCTCTGTTGTTTTCTCCTATAACTCCATTCATTTCTTTATCTATACCTGTCTCTCTCCCACCATCTCTATTCTTTCAAGGAGTATgtgcccattttttttttatcaccaTTTCTCGCTAATGGTTATCTAATTGGAAcctaaccgcctaagcgattttggccgtttgtAACAAGTCACACCAACTATTCTTCTTTTGCGTTAACTGACGGGGGGTCAAGTATGCCTCCAACTGCCTCTGGCAACTAAAAGAATATATCCCCTTCATATTCTTCCAAGCTGCgatgtcgattgaaatactttcttggtcgaAGCGTATTCGcccattcgcataatatgacctaTTCAGCGAAGCCTTTAGGTTTTATTCGCtgtactatcttcatatctgcgtaaaactCGTACAGCTCTTTACTAATCCTTATTCTATACTTGCCGTCAATTTCTGAGCATCACATTGTTTTCGGTGTAAGTGCTAGTTCCCAGATAGAGGAATTCCTTCACAGTCTCCAATTTATACCCGCCAAATTTGACCCTCTTGCTTTTCCTCTCGCAACTCTCATCTATATATCCTTTCCATCTCTAACCCCTTTTCACCGTCCCTGATTTCTCATGTCTCCTTCTTCCTCGCTCTTAAACGTTTTCACTCTATCTATACTTCTCTTGCGCCTTCGCTCTCCCATTACCTCTCTGTCTATCCCTTGCTCTTCCTAATTTCTACTGTCTTCTTTGCACGGTAATTCCTTTCCATTTTTTTTAACCAACCTCTGCTATTACTTTCACCTCTACTGGAATTCTGTTAGCACTAATATTACTTCCTGTCTGTCCCGCTGATACAATCCCGATCTGTACCTTATACTCTTAGCACTCCCACACAAATTTTATTTGCATGGTATCTGGAGAACTGATCTAAACATCAGAAATAAAAGACaacacatattaaattttttggtaccCCTTTATAATGTCAGTTGTTcctagtcgaaaatcttctattaAGTTTTTTCCAGCTCAATTGTTCAAATTACTCCATCGAAGTATATATTCTTTGAGATTTTGCTTATGGGCTTccttttcatataaaaaatttaggCAATTCTTCCGACGACCGAATTGTAAGATACTGTGTTCTTTAAGGCCCATTTTCGAGAAGCCAACGattacactatgcgacaaaatcaacatCTTTTCTGAGTATtagaccaaacccacttttttttaGAGATTGaagcttaagtagacaaagtactatctccgtttttcgaaagtagcctccaaaaaatacatatcggctttcgaagtgcCAAATTCtacattttaacttttttaatttgctgaacgcgttagcaaaaaaaataaaatttcgaacttcgtaCTTCGAAAGCccatatctattttttggaggctaacttcgaaaaacggagatagtactttgtctacttaatcctcaatctctacaaaaaagtgggtttcgtccaatacccagccggctgttgcagAGTGTTATAGAGCGCTCTCCACCACAACCGTCGCTTTACACACATACCTATGTATTTATTAAACTCACCCGCAAGTACTTGCTTCATATATTGCATATCTTCCATGCACTCATAGGTGAAATCATCATTATGTTGCTTAATAGTCTCCTCAATTTCCAAACGCAAACGATTCTGTATATCCTGTTGCAGCGCCAACTCATACAAAGCAAAAGCCATAGTGGTTGCTGAAGTCTCAAAGCCAGCCACGAAAAAAACAAAAGCTTGCGCAGTCATCTCACTTACACTCAACGCACGCAATTGATCATTCTCGCTTTTCAAATGCTTTCCCTTATTCAAATCCATTAAAATGCTCATAAAATCATTGGCGTGTACACAATTGCGTTCACGATACTCCACATTTTGACGCACAACACGCAAAAAGAAATCGGTTATATCTTGTGGCATGATCGCCATACGTAAACGACGCGCCAAATTGGGAAAACTATTAATAAATGCATTGATAAGCGCACCATGTCGACGTGATCCAATTATTTTGCGTCCCATCACACGAAACTCAGCATTTGGATCTTGCAAGCTATTACACTCAATACCAAAAGCACAATTACCAATCACATCTGTGGTGAAGCAAGCCATCATATCTTTCCAATCCCATACACACGCATCTACGGCTAGACGCTTCTCCACAGCGTTCATCAGCTGATCTGCGACTTTCAATATTGTTGGAAACATAAATTTCATTTTGCCTGTAGAAAATGTGGGCGTGAGTTTACTACGCAAACCACGCCATTTACTACCATCCAAACGGAACAGATGTCCCGTAAGTGGATCATCGCGCTCATTATGAAATAAACCACGATCAGCAAAGTTATGAAAGTCTTTGATTAATATATTCTTGATGAGCGCACGATCTAGCACTAAAACAGCTGGACGTTGAAATAAATAATAACCGCAAAAGGGGCCCGTTCCACGATGGTGTTGATATATCTCTAATAAGATTTCAGCGAAACTGCGTGTTTTTAATAAACCCTTCAAATTACCGGCAAGAAAATGTGGTGGATCGTGCGGTATACCCCGATAACGCCAATAGTTCATACGCTGATGTAGTAAGTAATATAAAAACGACACAAAAGCCAATAGCGTGGCTAATAGCACTGTTAGCACAAACATTATTTTAGTTTACCGGCTATTGATCAACTGATCATGAAACACTAAGCGTAGAacgtaataataataacaatgactAAGGAGAGAGCCACATACGAGTACACGAGAAGACGGCGAAACTGCACCATAGGAAACTTAAGGAATTTTGATTACAAATAGCTGAGAGCGCTGTTGCCAATGTTATTTTTATTGTTGGTAAATAACAAAGAACTGCTTGAATGATTGACGATGACAAATGACAAGATAAATATATGACAAAGTTGATCTATCAACCTACAttggtacatatatatattagatacatTTATACGTGTCTAACCTGAGATAGCACTGTTTGAATAATGTGCAATTTGTTTGTAACGAAGTTCGCGATAATAAGCATGCCATTATTACCCAGCAAGCTATATTGGCGAATAAGGGTATTCACTGTGAATTAGTCGTTATTCGGATGTATTTTATTCTTAATTATAAACCACAAACTGACACATGCAAACTCGTGTTAAAAtggaaaatgcctaatgcaccataaatTCTTCCGTCCGGACTAATAGCCACGTTTTGGAACTGCTGCCTACACAGCAACCGCATAGCATCAgagtggcgttccatatttcttatTTCTTAAGAGCCTTCAGGTGCTTTTGCGTCTAGGTCCCTCTCTTTTTGCAGTTAGTGTAGTTTCTACGAAGATGTAAATTTCTTGCCACTCTTCTGGATTACTCAATACTTTTGCTATAGCATTATCGTCCGACTCTTTCCTTGAGCATCCGTTGATTCTGGCTCCATTATAAGCATTTGAAGTAGGTGTGTTCAGCATCGTGCTCGTCTACCTCGCCGTGAACGCACTTAGGATTTTCACGGCTTTTTTATTCTGTACAGATATGTTTTGGAGTACCCGTTTCCATAAAGCGTTTGGGTATCATAGTGATTTACCACACCAAAGCTTCTTGTGCTCCACGCTTCAACATTAGTTAGATTAGTTTCGCTTTCCATCTGCCTCATTGTTAATTTTCCCATCGTTCTTGCCACATCCAAAATGTTTCTTTCCTGCTCAAATCTCATGCGCGCTTGTTCCGTCTGCTATTTGCCCATAACCTTCTTCTTTCTAGCGCTAATAGATCGATGGAGACAGTTCCGTTTATCGCTTGTACGGCTGGTCCTAATACAGCACGAAAGCTGAGACTACTTTCAAAGCTGCTGTTAGAAACTTACAACGATTCTTCTACCGAAGTGTGTTTTCATGCAGTTCGGAGCCGCAGCGTCGATAGCGTTGTtcttgtagcagtgtttcgccccatccaagCTTTCTTTCGTTTTCTGTTCGTCCTCCGATGCCATCAACCTGCTTAACAACAATACTCGGGCTCGTATCGTGTTATACAATCCGGTAATCAAAATCAATTCTCAAAATCACATTAGTTCTAAAAATCGTGAGGCGGTGATTCGGATaaggaaatattttaaatattggtTACGATTACTCATTGCATTCTTAATATATTATCGTTTTATCGAATTATTTGACGGATTCATATTAATCGTTTGAGTGGAGTTTCTTTTCCATATGTAATGGTAAAACATGATACGGACCCTGTTTCGGATCCTTTCCAGTCGCGTGTTGAATGTGCGCCAAATATGTTGGGAGACGGGAGTCTAGATTAACTCCTAAATAGTTGACTACCTTCCTTGAAGTTATATTTTCGGAGAAAGTTTCAAATCTAACCCACACAGCATTTGGATGATACatttttgaactttccttcatatcaatacaatttgattactccttgcgactaaatactgagttttcatacagttgaacaaaataaataataaaataagattacttttaatgatcaaaaactgaaaatcaactttcgatcactttttgaaatcattttcgaataactttgatgaataaattttaagattttataaaaatgaacatagaaaataataaaacttgttttcTTTTGATGATCAATAATTGAGAACAattttcaatcacaatttggaatcatttttgaatttaatttatttatcttCGGTGATCAAACATTTAAAATCActtttcaatcaactttcttaatcttttcagactacctttcttgaataaatgatgaattgtatacttgttaaaactatacttttcattgaaaatctgatTTTTCTACATTagctcacattttttcaatcataaaatcccaaaaaattacaaatacacAAAACATATTCAACACTAAAAGTAATAGAAATGCTACTCTTAACCCAAGATGTCTTCTAGCATTTTTCTAGATGCGGCTTCCCAGAAAAGACATACTGGATGGAACCTATGTACGGAAGTTGTAAGCTGTTTGAACCGCTAGTAAGTTAAGCTGGATCGACACGCCTGGACCCGGCTCCAACATCCCCCATGAGCTATAATTGTCAAAAACatcaagttatatttaaagaatgatgtgagacatagtaaaatcgtgatttttaaagtgacgtcgttaccatgatctaagatgatggtcatagatgatgttggatgttgtagtcgtgtgtgtgtacaacggtcaagttaattactacctccggttcaaaaagcttacttccgaccttccagatgctttcaccccctgatgaaatatgatttttttacttatgtattaaatatgatggaaaaatgaatcacaatcctattcacaaatgattccaaaccatcatttaatatgattgaaaaatgttcttaaatgtgatcaaaaaatgacagtgaaaagtaatcaaatgttattccaaaagaagtaaagtacaatcttccaataatatcaagtatgataaaaagatgaaaaaaagtgtttaaaaatatgaatcataaatgattattcaggaataatcacatttaaggtgcACTTTTCTCCCGACGAAACAttgattttcgaataaaaaatacttttaaatttgaacgttttcaatcatctgggggtatgatatttgaatattttttgataaaaattttcaaaaatcttgGGTATATcaagattgaaaaatgttatcgTAACAGACGTTCCGCGGTTCAGGGAAAAGAATTGATCCCCATAGTTCGCTTACCCTCTCAAGTTTGATATATAAGAATGCGTTCACTGAATTAGCTTCTGATGACGCACTTTTGGTAGCATGGTATTTAGATAGCTGCTTTAAAGCATCGGGTTACAACTTTTTGGATCATAATATCTCAGAAATGGTGccttttggtaaaaaaaaatcattgaaacGATTTTTGTAGATAATTGTATGATCtacaatttttgtatatatatttttatgattAAACACATCGTTTTGCTGAAAATCGCGAAAAACTCATTTTTTTAGCTTTGACCTTGAATAAAACTGTTTTCATACATTGTAATTTTgaggaatttaaaaatttaatggaGTATATTCAAATGATATAGAAAAAGCTAACGTAGAAAGCGTCTACTGGCTATTTATAACCTTTCACGACACAGTTGCTTCAAAATATCGATCTGAAAGTAGTAaaactttttattattataattttagtAAATTCCacatttaaactttttaatttactGCTTGAATACCCTCATAGCATAGCATTAAAGAAactcttattattttttaatcgTCTGTCTCTTCACATTTCAGCTAATGTTAAATCTTTCTTATAATTTGTTGTTTATTCTATAAATAAACTTTTTATGTGCATTTAGCAAACTACTGCGCTCAGGGCGCTCAGCTAAAAGCCAGAAGCTCATATCAGatccagtgatgataatcatggtacatttgtactttttttagtACATTTCGCTTCACGAAAGTACGTTGGTCAATGTCAATgtaatatttggtacatttttgtcatttgcaaagcagctctgaatgtacaaaaccgttttaaatttttcgtagaaAATATTTAGTTTAGTTTTTTTGTTGCAGAACACAATTtaccatttgcaattatggatcatttaaatatgcttatgaaaaatagcataactgattctaaaattgtgaacaaattttgcatcaatggaattaaagcacagaaaataataactcaaaacaCAGGGCctgaaaattataaatccataatagcattttgtcagaagaattttTATTCTCTAATAATAgttgaaacgactgatatatgtatatcaaaaaattttacagtttctattcgaatttttgataaaaagtgcattgatggaTTTTTAGATgtgatacctttgaccgatagtagcacggaaGGTATTTTTAATggcattattaaatctttgaaagaccattcaataccacttgaaaaatgattggtttcactgctgacaattgctcggttatgatgggagcaaaaagcggagtgcaagcaaaGCTGAAggaagttgttccaaatctgcatgttaatggatgtgtttgtcacattttaaattagCTTCAATGGCCtcttgtgatgtatttcccaacaaaattgatacatttgtaaaagacgtaaactatcataTTTGTAACAGCTCCCTTAGGtgggcagactttcagagttttcaagaacatttcggtacaagctggctttctagacaagcagtcataaATAGAATCCTTGAGgaatgggatgccctcaagtattattttaatctttacaTATTTGGAAACAAAATCagtaatcaaaattttaatcttatatctgaaaattttcaaagtcctatttataagtatattttacatttctttcttatattttaaatgaaataaatgatgTGAATATAGAGATGaagtctgaagatattcgcatacatttacttattatcaaattaaaaattttataaaaaaatcttatttagactccagttctatttcgatattaaatattgattcagacgaaaatcacttaaccccagatgaatTTTACTGCGGtattaatgtggatattattctatcaaacaaccttttcgaaaaagatgacgtacacatatttaagagctgtgctaaacaattttatattcaattttgaagtactttattaaagaatataaatttgaatgataaaactttgttgtgggctgaAAAGCTTCCACCAGAaggtattttaagcggtgaaacaaatagtattgagCCTTTAGTTATgaacttgtttccgaaatctgcatttgataaaatagagaaaattaattctgaatttagagctttagcagagcatgagagccttaaaaagaaaggatattttctatacaaaatttaattaaagctaagtgtagaaatagacttCAAACAAACACAGTTTCGAccttaataaaaactaaagacttgatgaaatcaactaacagtagttgtcataatatagatacgaaaaaagctttttgtcaactgaggtatttaaggAACTCAGAAGAATAGTAAATGTAGTGATTGAAATATGAGTTATTAGTACATatgtaggcgacaatttgtcaacttttatacctgaatctaaatcttGTGTACCTAAAAtggttttatgaaaagtgtttgtattgaatgcagctgttattttttttaaatattaattttatgttccttactggtactcaataaggaaatgtttttatatatgtacataattgtacgcttcaatcgataaatttcttttattatttttgcaggaaaagtatttctttataaatcaaatttccctgttatactatctttaatttgtgttagaaagtttcctgagtaaaaacagtttttggataaagaagcagaatatcgTTCTAGTatggttcaaattcacatccgaagacttttggtacatttttggatgatttggtacattttttcctcgtttggtacaaaatgaaaaaatccatttattatCCCTGATCAGATCATTCTCACGCTGAGCGGAAATAAATAAGTCTCTCATTTGCTTTCATTAAAGAGCAGTGttgtcacttctaaaatctatttagtggtagattttcaaaaaaaagggtGGTTGATTTCCTAAAAATAGTGatagaattttcaaaaacatttaaaccaatttttttttcaaattattattatttaacgattaaaacgaacataacaacttcaagtgcattaacaaaatacatataaacatctgtatgaagagtatgtgtatactggctttagaccttatcaaataaaaaaatataattaaataatagtgggactctcacctagtttttaattctgagattagtagtcggtagtttttaggtgttttttttttactacacTATTTGAATAAGTATCAAAGAACTAGTGTTAaacgtttgaaaatttttttactacaaaGACCTTAATagctgaaattgataatcaaatgcgaactgccgaccaagaactttaacaaaccatGTGTGGATACGACTAAAGTTAATTTACATTCTCCAAATATTCTatttttcataacacatagttcaaacatataataatactactaaaaaaccttaaaatatcaaattacttcaatggtatccaacgaataccaatagcccgaatctaatgaaatagacttgtgcattaaaacaatttattttttaaatcttacaacttacatccgtgacatcgaaggcatccatcggatactgcaatcgacggctgagtggaatatcgctcgtatcttggctgccagttcgagaacgccctatttgagaatgtttttcaaaaacaccatatttcagtttttttttttttgaaaacgacctatctcggaactcgattgaagaacgcccaaaatgtttttcataaacgtcccagcttatgtcacaaatttattaaatttaagcagagatagagcgtttttgaaacaaattctgaaatagggcgttattccaaattttctgggatagggcgttttcgaaacggcggcagagatacggcgatattccactcagcagtagaaaaatcagattattacaaagtttttgcACGAATTTCCCaccaataaagttaaattttccaTAAGATTGTATAAGTTCTTTCGAAGGTACGTAAGTGTTATAAAAATTACACATTTCTTTGGTGAAAGTTGAAAAACTTATACAGAGTGTGATTTACATTTAATTTCCAACATACTTAAGAAACTTAATTTTAGGTCGTTGTGAGCAACTTAAAGAATATAGTCAAATTcaggcaaataaaaaagtggtagattttaaaaaaaaagtgctaGGAGTGGTAGATGCGGATTTTAGCCcaaatagtggtagatctaccactatagtggtagagtgaCAACACTGTTAAAGAGCTAACTTTATGATAAGTCAGTTTTCTGATGAGATGCAGTTTCCATATACATTTAATTACGTCATAAATGAAGCAATGTCAGTTTGAGAGAAACAAATCTATAGGTTTATAATGCAAGTATGTGAGTAAACTTAGATCAATTACACAGTTTATTCACATCGACTTTGATTTTGCTAAATGAGTGCAGTGCTTTTAATGACAGTGCGAATGTCACTGAATTAATTTACAGCAGAGAAAACATTATTGGAAATAATTGTGTTAATATACCTACTACAACaaattacattattttattttttttgtatgcacGTTGGACcgtatcaaataaaataaaacaaaaaactcataaTGTACCTGCccgtaaataaataaaggttTTCAAGTTGCCTTAGAAtgttttttttcgatttatttacgttaaaaaaaaaacagaaccaTTTATTAAATATTCGTTTTCTTTTTGGAGTCGCGAAAGTTCGGATCAATAAATTTTCCTAGATGAAAGATAATGGGTTCCGGTGTAtccatagcattttcatgacgagTAATACATCCTTTTTTATTCTTCgcacttttttcaaaaaaatacaaaaacaagtaagtaaggttaagttcgggtgtaaccgaacattacatactcagttgagagctatggtggcaacataacggaaaataaccatttaggaaaatgaaccgagggtaaccctggaatgtgtttgtatgacatgtgtatcaaatgaaaggtattaaagagtattttaagagggagtgggccatagttctataggtggacgccatttagggatatcgctataaaggtggatcagggttgactctagaatttgtttgtatgatatgggtatcaaatgaaaggtgttaatgagtattttaaaagggagtgatccttatttccacaggtggacgccgtttcgtgatatcgccataaagggaaccaggggtgactctagaatgcgtttgtacactatgggtgtcaaacgaaaggtattaataagagggCGTGGGCGTGGgcgtgtggacgccttttcgagatatcgccataaaggtggaccagggatgactctagaatttgtttgtactatatgggtatcaaatgaaaggtgttaatgagtattttaaaagggagtgggccttagttctataggtggacgccttttcggaatatcgttataaaagtggaccagggttgactctagaatgcgtttgtacaatatgggtattaaacgaaaggtgttaataagtgttttaaaagggagtgggccttagttctatgggtggacgccttttcgggatatcgccataaacgtggaccaggggtgactctagaatgcgtttgtacattatgggtatcaaatgaaaggtgttaatgagtattttaaaagggcgtgggccttagttctataggtggacgccttttcgatatatcgccataaaggtggaccaggggtgactctagaattcgtttttacgatatgggtttcaaatgaaaggtgttaatgagtattttaaaagagcatgggccttagttctataggtggacgccttttcgagatatcgccataaaggtggaccaggggtgactctagaatttgtttgtacgatatgggtatcaaatgaaaggtgttaatgagtattttaaaagggagtgggccttagttccataggtggatgccttttcgagatatcgccataaaggtgggcccgggtgactctagaatttttttgtacgatatgggtatcaaatgaaagttgttaatgagtattttaaaaaggagtgtgccttagttctatatgtggacgccttttcgagatatcgccataaacgtggaccaggggtgactctagaatgtgtttgtacgatatgggtatcaaatgaaaggggttaatgagggttttaaaagggagtggcccttagttgtatatgtgaaggcgttttcgagataacgaccaaaatgtggaccagggtgatccagaacttcatctgtcgggtaccgctaatttatttatatatgtaataccacagtattccttccaagattccaagggcttttgatttcgccctgcaaaactttttcattttcttctaattaatatggtaggtgtcacacccattttaccaagtttttttctaaagttatattttgcgccaatacaattaccatgtttcatcccttttttcgtatttggtatataattatggcatttttttcatttttcgtaattttcgatatcgaaaaagtgggcgtggtcatagtcggatttcggccatttttcacaccaatacaaagtgagttcagataagtacgtgaactgagtttagtaaagatatatcgatttttgctcaagttatccctcactagggtaggcaccttgtcgttggtgtgagggcttagccgaactccatagcgcccgactatgaggcggagctgtttaggactgacatctacgccgtttcgcctcataggagggcggcgggatgtcggtgaccaagaactgccaaccccctaatccagggtgttatgcggaccgtgcctattggacgatttgcagccaggggataaattcggctgtattcgaacggagccttcccgataccgggccatctcgggaagtatttatggccttaccgcagtaaggggcgctgctgtggcggacggttctttccccgtatataatactggaccgctgagcccgccttgtcgggcaggtggtcgtacgaccgagatgaacaactcattacctgaatgtaataaggaggatgtaaagaggaggactgagtcgcaatccaaggacgacaaatacgaattaagcgatgcgtcggacgcggggagcgagagtagtgctgattcaatgaactctgtgttggagaagcacacaaatgaaaacgtagtagaagagtggagaagggtacggagcagaggaagtaaaagagctctctcgcagtaccgtgcagcactaagaattgtacaacgcttgggagcagtggtcgacccaacagaagtggagatcgggcgcttggaatg from Eurosta solidaginis isolate ZX-2024a chromosome 3, ASM4086904v1, whole genome shotgun sequence includes these protein-coding regions:
- the LOC137243409 gene encoding cytochrome P450 6a9-like, producing the protein MFVLTVLLATLLAFVSFLYYLLHQRMNYWRYRGIPHDPPHFLAGNLKGLLKTRSFAEILLEIYQHHRGTGPFCGYYLFQRPAVLVLDRALIKNILIKDFHNFADRGLFHNERDDPLTGHLFRLDGSKWRGLRSKLTPTFSTGKMKFMFPTILKVADQLMNAVEKRLAVDACVWDWKDMMACFTTDVIGNCAFGIECNSLQDPNAEFRVMGRKIIGSRRHGALINAFINSFPNLARRLRMAIMPQDITDFFLRVVRQNVEYRERNCVHANDFMSILMDLNKGKHLKSENDQLRALSVSEMTAQAFVFFVAGFETSATTMAFALYELALQQDIQNRLRLEIEETIKQHNDDFTYECMEDMQYMKQVLAETQRKYPIAPNLMRQAANDYMVPGHPKYTIKKGMMVTIPTIGIHYDPDIYPEPDKFDPTRFTPNVVKQRESVDWLPFGDGPRNCIGTRFGMMQMRCGLVYLLRQYKFTTCEKTQIPIVYQKTFPLFPQGGIYLKVERV